The Quatrionicoccus australiensis nucleotide sequence GAAATTGGCGATGTCGTCCGGCTCGCTGCCGGCGAACTCGTATTGCGGATGCAGGCTGGCGATCTGGAAGACGCCGTCGTAGCCGAGGTTGCGGTTGAGCGCATCGACTTCGGCGAGAAAGAAGTGATAGTCGAGGAAGTCGGTCATCGCCTGCGGGTGGATGAGCAGCGTCGTGTCGAGTTCGGCCGGGTCGGTGTCGCGCAGGCGGTTGAGTTCGCTTTCGATTTCGGCGAGCAGTTCGTCGGCTGTCGTCGCAGCGGTCAACGCGTAGCGGACCTGCTTTTTGACGAAGACGCTCTTGGCGAACGGGCAGAGATTGAGGCCGATCACGGCGCGTTCCAGCCACAGCTTGGTGTTGGCGATGATTTCGTCGCTGGCGGCGAGGTCGGTGTAGGGCATGAGAAGCTGGGGCATGGCGGCAGACCTGATCAATGTGGAGGCCGGCGGACAGGTCCGGCCAGAGTGCCCGGCGTCGGGCGGGGCGCCTGAGTTGCAGCCGTGCATCGTTACAGCAATGCACGGCCCGCCATTTTAGCCGCTTCAGCGTTCCTTGTTGCCGATCACGCCCCACAGGGCGCGGAACTTGCCGGCGAAGGTCAGTCTTTCGTCGGACATCGCTTCGAGGAAGTCGGACAGGCGTTTCGACTTGGCGACGGCAAAGAGCACCAGCGCGATGAAGACGGTGGTCGCGATCAGGCCGTGCATGGCGCGTTCGAGGATGGAGCCTTCGCCGAAGGCGATGATGTTCATGCCGAAGTAGCCGGTGGTTACCGTGGCGATCAAGCCGAGGATGGTGATCACGGTCAGGCGGACGACGGTGTTCGATTGGCGGCGCTGCGAGTCGCTGTCGAGGTAGTGGCTCATCTCGCGAATCTCGTCGCGCACGTCGTGGTACATCGCATCGTTGCGCAGGTGATCGGAACAGAGCCGGAAGATGGCCTGGACGTGCGGCCGCTCGGACAGCTCATGGAACCAGTAGCGGTGCGTGAAGCGCAGGAAAGTCTCGAAATTGGCGCGGATGCGGCGCTTGAAGCGGCGCACCGAGATGTCGTTGCGGATGTCGAGGTCGTTCACCGCATCGACCAGAACTTCGGAAAAGACGAGCAGCGAGGCGCGGTGCAGGTGGGCGATCAGGAAGACGAGGAAATATTGGTGGCGGAATTGCGCCAGCACGCCGCGCTCGCCATCGACGAAGAAGGGCGAGGCGGCATCGCCGACCACGGTGAAGGCGTTGCCGGTGCTCATGAAGCGGGTGTTCGGGCCGGCTTCGCTGTCGGTCCAGAAACGGTCCTGGCAGAAGCGCTTTTCGAAATCGATGACCATCGGTTCGTTGACCGGTAGCGTTTCATCCGGATGCAGCATGGTGGCCAGGCCGAGGCGCACCCAGTCTTCGCGGCGCAGGCTGCGCGGCCGGTCGACGGCAAGAAAGGCCATGATCGGCATGCGCTGGTATTCGACCAGGCGGTAACGCAGGTCGCCGGGTTCGTCGGAATGCGCCAGCACGAGCGGCCGGAGCAGGCTGGCCCAGTGTTCGGAAACGCAGGGGCTACGGTGCTGGCTGACATAGCCGAGATACTTTTCGCGGCGTTCGGCATCGGAGCGGGCGACGACTTCGCCTGAGACATTGAGCCATTCGGCGAGATAGACGTTGTGCAGGCCTTCGCCGCCTTCTTCCCAGCCCGACGGGTAGGCGCGCCCGAAGCGGAAGAGGATGTCGCGCGCGGTGGCGAGCGGCAGGTCGTTGGCACGTACCTCGAGATTGAGCTGGACGAGATCGAGGTCGTGGAAAAAATAGAGGTCGAGATGCACGATGTGCAGCTCGACCGGCACCTGGCCCTTGCGCAGGGTCAGGCGCAGGCCGGTGATGTCCTTGCGCCGGAAGACGTGCATCGGCGAGTTGCCGGGCGGGTCGTCCGGTGCGGCGTGGCGCGAGCGGCCTTCGCCATAGAGGAAGCGCTGCACGTAGGGCAGGAAGGAGACGAATTCGCGGTAATGCCGCTCTTCGAACTGGCTCGGGTCGTCGGTGAACTCATCGTCGATCAGGCGCCATGGGTGGCTGCCCTGGCTGGCCTCGAAGATTTCCCAGTGGCGGCCATCGCTGCCGTCGGTGGCGAGCGGTTCGAGCTGCAGCGGCCAGACCAGGCTGGCGTGAAAAAGCCGGACCAGGTCGTCGTCCTGGCGAGTGGCGGTCAATGGCACAAAAACTCCCTGCGATGAATGGCGCAGGGGGGATTCTAGGGCAATTGGCCGGCCGGCGTTCAGGCGGCGGCGAGGCCCTTGCGCAACAAGTCGTCGACCAGGGCGTTGAGGTCGAGCTGGCGCGCCGTAGCCTGGCTACGCAGGGTGTCGGCGAGTTGCGCATCGAGCTTGACGGCGAAGGGGATCAAACCCTTCGCCTGGTCGATTTTGCGCTGTTCCTTGCGGTCGACCGTGCCACCCTGGGCAAAACGCTCGGGCGTGCCGGCCTGCTTCATGCGGCCGTCGATTTTTTGCGAAAGGCTCTTGTAGAGATCGGTTTTTTTCATGGGGGACTCGGTAGGGTGGCCTGTCGGCGCGGGGCTGGACTGCCGTCGGGCAGTCCGGGAGATGCAATGCGGGGCGTCTGCTGAGGCAGAAAGCGATGGGCCGCCATACCGGGCAAGGCTGTTATGTGGCGTGGCAGACAGAGCGGCCGCGCCGGCAAGGGGTACAAGGATAGCGTCTGCCCGCAGCCGGCGGGAATGTTTCTGCCCGGCCGCACTTTCCCGGAGGAATGATCATGAAGAAAACAGCTGTATTGATGCTCGTCGTTGTCGCCAGCCTGCTGTCCGGCTGCGTCGTTTACGATAATCCGAACCGCGATGGCGGCCCGCGTCATGGCGAGCGCGACCGGGATCGCGATGGCGTGCCCGACCGCATGGATCGCGATCGCGATGGCGACGGCGTGCCGAATCGCCAGGACCGGCGTCCGGCCGATCGCGACCGCTACTAGCCGGCATCGTCGTGTCGCAAAGCCGACAAGCGCTGCGGCCGCGCCGGGCCGGCAGGCCGCCCGGCCTTGTCCGGCGGGGCGGCGGCTTTCTGGCATCGGTCTTGCGTCGACCGCTGCATCCGCTGACTCGCCTTGACGCCATGACCGCTGCCCAACCCAACCCGTACCAATGTATTTCGCCTGCGGCGGCCGCCGCCCTGATCCGTTCGACGCCGAATGTGACGATCTTCGATGTGCGCGACCTGGCCAGTTACCGGCTCGGTCACGTCGAAGCGGCTGCACATCTCGCCGAAGATCGTTTTCTCGCCTGGTCGAAGCGTCTCGACCAGGAGCAACCGGTGCTGATCTATTGCTACAAGGGCAATGCCAGCAAGACCTACGCGCAGATGTTCTGCGATTTCCGCTTTCGCAATGTGTTCAGTGTCGATGGCGGCTACCAGCCGCTGGCCGAGGCGCTGGCGTGATCGCAGCGCACGTTGCACGCTGGGTTGCGGCCAATCCGCTGGCGCCGATCGAGGTCGATTGCGCGACGGCGGTGATGCTCAAGATTCTCGATGGCAAGTGCAAGATGGCGGCCGCCGAGAAGATCGTCATGGCGCATCTTTACGATGCCGTGCGGCATCTGCCCGGCATCAGCCTGGGCGAGGAAAGCCATGCCCTGATCGGGCGTGCCCGCGGCCAGGACGATGAGGCGCTGAAGAACTTCATTTACGAGCAGCGCGTGCTCGCCGAAACGGTGATCGGCCGGCCGGTGATGAAAGCTTTCAAGGCGATGATCCGGCAGCGCGGCCTGCTCGCCATCGACGTGCCGGTGGAAGAGGACGCCTGATGAAACGTTTCTACATGACGCCCGGCTCGTGCTCGACCGGCATCCACATCCTGCTCGAAGAATGCGGCCTGGTCTTCGAGGCCTGGATCGTCAATCTGCTGGCCGGCGACCAGTACAAGAAGGACTACCTGGCGATCAACCCCAAGGGCAGCGTGCCGGCCCTGGTGCTCGACGATGGCAGCGCGCTGACCGAGTTTTCGGCAATTGCCTGGTGGCTGGCGAAAACCTATCCGAAGCGCAAGCTGCTGCCGGAAAGTATCGAAGGCGAGGTGCGCGTGCTCGGCATCATGAACTACGCGGTGCATACGCTGCACACGCAGGGCTTTGCTCGCATCTTCACCACCGAGCGCTTTTCGTCCAGCGCGGCCGAGCAGGAATCGGTCAAGGCACAGGGCCGTCAGATCATCGACCAGGGCTTTGCCATCATCAACCGCGAACTGGCCGGCCGTGATTACGTCGTCGAAAATTTCGGGATTGCCGATGCGGCGCTGTTCTATGTCGAATTCTGGGCCGACCGGACCGGCATTCCGCTGCCGGAAAACTGTCTCGCCCACTATCGCCGCATGCTGACCCGGCCGGCGGTGCGCCAGGTGCTGGCCGAGGAGGGCTACGCCGCCGTCCTTAAACAGGACGGCCAGGCAGGCTGATGGCGCTCAGATGGCTGCTGTCGTTGCGACGGCAGCGGCCGGTATCTCTGCGCCGGCTTGAGCCTGCGGGTGGGCGCGGCGGGGAATGAAACTGTCGTCGAGCAGGCGTTCAATGCGAAAGAACGCTTCATGCCGCGAAAAGGGCTTTTTCATGAAGTCATCGGCGCCGATGCGGGTGCCGAAAAACTGTTCCATCGCCTGTTCGTTGCCGCTCATCATGATTACCGGCGTTTCGCGCAATTCAGGATCGCGGCGGATGGCGCGCAGCGCGGCAAAGCCGTTCATGCCGGGCAACACGATGTCGAGAAAGACCAGTTCGGGTTTGTGTTGGTGCATCAGCAGCAGGCCGGCTTCGGCGTCGAGCGCCTCGTAGACTTCGTAGCCGGCCGAACGCAGGAATTTGCGCAGCACCGTGACGATGGTTTTCGAGTCGTCGATGACCAGCACCCGGGTGCCTTCGCGGGCATTGATGCGCGGCTTGTGGCGGCGCTCCTCGATGGCTTGTTCGAGCAATGGAAGCGATTCCGGTGCGCTGGCCGGTTGTGTGTCGCTGCCGCCTCCGAAGAGGCGCCTGATGAATTCAAATATTCCCACGACTGTTCCCTCAATCGAATACTGCTGTGTCCGGCAGCCTGTCTCGGCCGTTCCAGAACATTGAAGAATATCAAGCGGGCTATTCTATGATGCGCCCTGCATTTTTTCGAGGGATTTCTTTAGCATCGGGTACCTCGGCGTGAAAATGCCCTGTTTTTACAGGTTGACCGGTAGGCGCGATTAGCCTGGTTTGCCGTTGTGCCGCAAGGCGTGCATCTCCTCTATCATTCGCCCCTGTCTTGTTTGAGCCGCAGGGAGTGCCCGTGTTTTACATCGTTGAAAGCGACAAGTCCTTCTACGAAGTGACCTTCGATCTGGAGCCGGTCATCCAGCGCCTCGGCTTCAGCGTGTTGCAGGCGCATGATTTCGGCGAAATGCTGCGCAGCAAGGACATCGATTTCGACGACGAGTGCAAGGTCTTCGAAATTTTCAATTTCCGTCAGACGGAAAAACTGCTGCGCCAGGACATGCGCCTGAGCCTGGCCTTGCCCTGGCGGATTTCGGTCTATACCGAGAACGGCGCGACCAAGATTGGCCTGATCAAGCCGACTGCCTTGCTCGCCACGCTGGCTCCCGGTGCCGACTGGGCCAGGCTGGCGCGCGAGATCGAGGAACGGGCGATCCAGATCGTCGACGAAACGCGCTGAGCCCGCCTTAGTCAAGTGCTGCTGCCGCGGCCTCGGCCTTGCCGCTGAAGGCGGGGCCGCTGATTTCCACTGCCGTCAGGCCGCGATTGACGTCCAGCCCGGTCAGCCGCCAGTCATGCACGGCGAGGCCGGGGATGGGCTGGCGCAGGCGCTCGTGAAAGCGCGTCGGCCAGGTGACGCCGGCAATCTGTCGATGCTCGAAGAAATCGACCTCGGCAATTGCGCCCCGGGTGGATTCCAGTCCCTCCATCGTGAAGCGCACGCGGCGCAGCAGATGGTTCTCGCGGTCGAAGAACAGCTGGTAGCGATCTTCCGCCGACAGCCCGTGGCCCGGCCGGCGCACGGCGATGATGCTGATGCAGGCCCGGCCTTCGACTTCCTCGTCGGGCCCGCTCGCCAGGCTTAGGTTGCCTTCCATGAAATAGAACGGTCCGCTCAGGAACATGCGGTAGCCATCGGCGACCAGCGCCGCCGCGGCCAGCGCATCGCGGTCGCTGCTGGCTGCGCCGTTGTAGCTCACCTGCACGCCATCGACACTGCGCACCACCTGCTTGCTGCCGCCCGGCCCGCGATGCTGCTGGGCGTTGAGCGGGCGCGCGCCGAGGATCAGGCGCTCCTGTGAAGTCTGGCGAAATTCGGCATCGATCAGCGTCGGTTGCAGGCGCTTGACCAGGCCGGCCCATTCGCCGGCATAGCTGACATTGATGTCCCCGATCTGGCGGAACGCGGCAAGGCCGTGCGCTTCGGCGGCGGCCTGCAGCACCGCGCGCGCCGCCGGTTGTTCGCCGTTGTTGCTGACCAGCGGGATACCGCGCGAGGCGCAGGCGGCAAACAGCGGCAGGCAGAGCGCGAGCAGGACGAGACGAAACGGGCGCATGGCAATTTCCTTGGCAGGGCGGGACGGTCGACCGTTGAAAAATGGCTTTTTTGGGTGGTCGACCGTTGCGGGTTTGATGGTGATGTTTAAATTGTAGAATTTGTAATAAATGTCACATTATGAAGACATTGGTCGCCGGGTTTTTGTTCCCGGCGCGGGAGGGAAGAGCAAAATATTGCAAGAAGTCGCTGCAATTCTTACGAAATGTGACCGATGGTTACCGGTAAATGTATATTTTTGTTATCAATTAACTGGTAAGACCAATTCCGTGATAAAAACCTGAACCTGTCGCTGCGTTGCTGGCGTGGCATGTTGAATTTATTGAAAATGAGGTTTTTCATGAGTATTGCGCTGCGGATTGTCGTACTGATCGGCTTGTCCATTGCCGGGTTGATTGGCCTGGGTGGATTCAGCCTTTATCAGATGGCGACCATCAACAAGGGGGTGCGTGAAACCAATGAGGTGAGTTTGCCCAGTATCCGCACGCTGGAGACCGCCCAGGTCGCCTTTCTGCGTGCCCGTCCGCGCTTGCTCAGCATTCTGATCAACACCGAGCCGGAAAAGCGGGCGGACGACGAGAAGCAGTTCCGCGAGCGCATGGCCGAGATGAACGGCGCCTTGAACGATTATGAAAAACTGATTTCCGACGACAAGGATCGCGAACTGCTGGCTACGGACAAACGTACGGCTGAGGCCTACGCCGGCTTTGCCGAAAAGTTCCTCGCTGTCGCCCGCCAGGGCAAGCGCGAGGAGGCGATGCAAATTTCCGCCAGCGCGGCCGATACGGTTAACGGCTTGTCCAAGGCCCTGGTCGAACACGGCAAATACAATCATGACGCGGCCGCACAGGAAGCCGTGGCGGCCTATCATATCCACGAGCGTGCCACCACGCTGGTGATCACGGCCGTGATCCTGATCGGCCTGCTGGTCGCCGCCATCGGTTTCATCATTTATCGCCATGTGGCCGGCGGTCTGGGCGAAATGGTCGGCATGTTTGCGCGTATCGAGAGCACGCTTGATTTCACGACCCGCCTTTCCGTCAAGGGCAATGACGAACTGACCCGCGTTTCGGTGGCCTTCAACGGCCTGCTCGAGCGCCTGCAGCAGAGCTTCCGCCAGATCACCAGCCGCGCCGAGTCGGTCAACAATGCCGCCCAGCGGGTTTCCACGGCGGCACATGAAATGTCGGTGGCGTCGCAATACCAGAGTGAAGCGGCCTCGAGTATGGCGGCGGCGGTCGAGGAAATGACGGTGAGCGTCAATCACGTCGCCGACCGTGCCGAGGACACCCGCCGTCTGGCCAACAACGCCGGTACGGTGGCCCAGCGCGGCGAGGGGATCATCGGCGCCACCGTGCAGTCGATCAACGGCATTGCCCAGACGGTACAGGGCGCTTCCGGCGAGCTGAGCAACCTGGAACGGCAAAGCGAGAAAATTTCCAACATCGTTTCGGTGATCAAGGAAATTGCCGACCAGACCAACCTGCTGGCGCTCAACGCGGCGATCGAGGCGGCGCGTGCCGGCGAACAGGGGCGCGGCTTCGCCGTGGTCGCCGACGAGGTGCGCAAGCTGGCCGAACGCACCGGCAAATCCACCCAGGAAATCGCCGCCACCATCCAGCAGATGGTGGCCGGCTCGCAAGCCGCCGTGCAAAGCATC carries:
- a CDS encoding DUF1415 domain-containing protein, with the protein product MPQLLMPYTDLAASDEIIANTKLWLERAVIGLNLCPFAKSVFVKKQVRYALTAATTADELLAEIESELNRLRDTDPAELDTTLLIHPQAMTDFLDYHFFLAEVDALNRNLGYDGVFQIASLHPQYEFAGSEPDDIANFTNRSPYPTLHLLRESSIDRAVAAFPDAESIFERNIETMERIGHEGWKKLWLA
- a CDS encoding methyl-accepting chemotaxis protein, translated to MSIALRIVVLIGLSIAGLIGLGGFSLYQMATINKGVRETNEVSLPSIRTLETAQVAFLRARPRLLSILINTEPEKRADDEKQFRERMAEMNGALNDYEKLISDDKDRELLATDKRTAEAYAGFAEKFLAVARQGKREEAMQISASAADTVNGLSKALVEHGKYNHDAAAQEAVAAYHIHERATTLVITAVILIGLLVAAIGFIIYRHVAGGLGEMVGMFARIESTLDFTTRLSVKGNDELTRVSVAFNGLLERLQQSFRQITSRAESVNNAAQRVSTAAHEMSVASQYQSEAASSMAAAVEEMTVSVNHVADRAEDTRRLANNAGTVAQRGEGIIGATVQSINGIAQTVQGASGELSNLERQSEKISNIVSVIKEIADQTNLLALNAAIEAARAGEQGRGFAVVADEVRKLAERTGKSTQEIAATIQQMVAGSQAAVQSIQSVAGAVTAGVAYAEQASGAMQEIGSGSADTVGMVSDITSSIREQGVASTEIAQQVEKIAQMTEENSAAALSTSNTSEELVKLAQEMHQIVAQYRV
- a CDS encoding DUF302 domain-containing protein — its product is MFYIVESDKSFYEVTFDLEPVIQRLGFSVLQAHDFGEMLRSKDIDFDDECKVFEIFNFRQTEKLLRQDMRLSLALPWRISVYTENGATKIGLIKPTALLATLAPGADWARLAREIEERAIQIVDETR
- a CDS encoding thiosulfate sulfurtransferase GlpE, whose amino-acid sequence is MRRPLHPLTRLDAMTAAQPNPYQCISPAAAAALIRSTPNVTIFDVRDLASYRLGHVEAAAHLAEDRFLAWSKRLDQEQPVLIYCYKGNASKTYAQMFCDFRFRNVFSVDGGYQPLAEALA
- a CDS encoding response regulator gives rise to the protein MLEQAIEERRHKPRINAREGTRVLVIDDSKTIVTVLRKFLRSAGYEVYEALDAEAGLLLMHQHKPELVFLDIVLPGMNGFAALRAIRRDPELRETPVIMMSGNEQAMEQFFGTRIGADDFMKKPFSRHEAFFRIERLLDDSFIPRRAHPQAQAGAEIPAAAVATTAAI
- a CDS encoding glutathione S-transferase family protein, whose protein sequence is MKRFYMTPGSCSTGIHILLEECGLVFEAWIVNLLAGDQYKKDYLAINPKGSVPALVLDDGSALTEFSAIAWWLAKTYPKRKLLPESIEGEVRVLGIMNYAVHTLHTQGFARIFTTERFSSSAAEQESVKAQGRQIIDQGFAIINRELAGRDYVVENFGIADAALFYVEFWADRTGIPLPENCLAHYRRMLTRPAVRQVLAEEGYAAVLKQDGQAG
- a CDS encoding CorA family divalent cation transporter; the protein is MPLTATRQDDDLVRLFHASLVWPLQLEPLATDGSDGRHWEIFEASQGSHPWRLIDDEFTDDPSQFEERHYREFVSFLPYVQRFLYGEGRSRHAAPDDPPGNSPMHVFRRKDITGLRLTLRKGQVPVELHIVHLDLYFFHDLDLVQLNLEVRANDLPLATARDILFRFGRAYPSGWEEGGEGLHNVYLAEWLNVSGEVVARSDAERREKYLGYVSQHRSPCVSEHWASLLRPLVLAHSDEPGDLRYRLVEYQRMPIMAFLAVDRPRSLRREDWVRLGLATMLHPDETLPVNEPMVIDFEKRFCQDRFWTDSEAGPNTRFMSTGNAFTVVGDAASPFFVDGERGVLAQFRHQYFLVFLIAHLHRASLLVFSEVLVDAVNDLDIRNDISVRRFKRRIRANFETFLRFTHRYWFHELSERPHVQAIFRLCSDHLRNDAMYHDVRDEIREMSHYLDSDSQRRQSNTVVRLTVITILGLIATVTTGYFGMNIIAFGEGSILERAMHGLIATTVFIALVLFAVAKSKRLSDFLEAMSDERLTFAGKFRALWGVIGNKER